The Arachis ipaensis cultivar K30076 chromosome B07, Araip1.1, whole genome shotgun sequence genome includes a window with the following:
- the LOC107609549 gene encoding isoflavone reductase-like protein (The sequence of the model RefSeq protein was modified relative to this genomic sequence to represent the inferred CDS: added 61 bases not found in genome assembly), translating to MAAASSKILVIGGTGYIGKFVVEASAKTGHPTFLLVRESTLSNPEKAQIIDKFKTLGVNLISGDLYDHESLVKAIKQVDVVISTVGYAQLADQDKIISAIKEAGNVKRFLPSEFGNDVDRTTAVDPAKSAFATKSKIRRTVEAEGIPYTYVSSNFFAGYFLPNLSQPGATSPPRDKVVILGDGNAKSVWNKEEDIAAYTIKAVDDPRTLNKILYIRPPANTLSFNELVSLWENKIGKTLEKVYVPEEQVLKQIQESAPPLNVVLSITHAVYVKGDQTNFEIEESFGVEASQLYPDVKYTTVDEYLSQFV from the exons ATGGCAGCAGCGAGTAGCAAGATTCTGGTGATCGGAGGCACCGGCTACATTGGGAAATTCGTGGTAGAAGCCAGCGCCAAGACCGGCCA GACAAATTCAAGACCCTGGGGGTCAATCTTATTTCG GGTGATCTGTATGATCACGAAAGTTTGGTGAAGGCCATCAAGCAGGTGGACGTCGTCATCTCTACCGTCGGATATGCCCAGTTAGCTGATCAAGACAAGATCATTTCTGCCATCAAGGAGGCAGGAAATGTCAAG AGATTTCTTCCCTCGGAATTCGGGAATGATGTGGACCGAACTACCGCAGTTGATCCCGCAAAGAGTGCATTTGCTACCAAGTCCAAAATTCGTCGAACCGTTGAGGCTGAAGGAATTCCGTACACCTATGTGTCTTCCAACTTCTTTGCTGGTTACTTTCTACCCAATCTGTCACAGCCTGGAGCTACCTCTCCCCCAAGAGACAAAGTTGTTATCCTTGGGGATGGAAACGCCAAAT CTGTTTGGAACAAGGAAGAGGACATCGCAGCTTACACCATCAAAGCGGTGGATGATCCAAGAACCTTGAACAAAATTCTCTATATTAGACCCCCAGCTAATACCTTGTCATTCAATGAATTAGTGTCTCTCTGGGAGAACAAGATTGGTAAGACTCTTGAGAAGGTCTATGTACCGGAAGAACAAGTCCTCAAGCAAATTCAAG aGTCTGCCCCACCCTTGAACGTGGTCCTTTCTATTACCCATGCTGTGTATGTGAAGGGGGATCAAACTAACTTTGAAATTGAGGAATCTTTTGGAGTGGAGGCATCACAGCTCTATCCCGATGTCAAATACACAACGGTGGATGAGTATCTTAGTCAGTTTGTCTGA